In Leucobacter sp. CX169, a single genomic region encodes these proteins:
- the rplL gene encoding 50S ribosomal protein L7/L12 → MAKLSTEELLEQFKGLTLIELSEFVKAFEETFEVSAAAPVAVAAAPAAAAEVVEEKDSFDVVLKAAGDKKIQVIKTVRELTSLGLGEAKALVEAAPTPILEGAAKDAAEAAKAKLEEAGATVELV, encoded by the coding sequence ATGGCTAAGCTTTCGACTGAAGAGCTGCTCGAGCAGTTCAAGGGCCTGACCCTCATCGAGCTCTCGGAGTTCGTTAAGGCGTTCGAGGAGACCTTCGAGGTTTCCGCTGCTGCCCCCGTTGCTGTTGCTGCTGCTCCGGCTGCTGCTGCTGAGGTCGTCGAGGAGAAGGATTCCTTCGACGTCGTGCTCAAGGCTGCTGGCGACAAGAAGATCCAGGTCATCAAGACCGTGCGTGAGCTCACCAGCCTCGGCCTGGGCGAAGCAAAGGCACTCGTTGAGGCGGCTCCCACGCCGATCCTCGAGGGCGCTGCCAAGGACGCCGCTGAGGCTGCCAAGGCAAAGCTGGAAGAGGCCGGCGCAACCGTCGAGCTCGTCTAA
- a CDS encoding S8 family serine peptidase codes for MIAAIAAIPLLVVLALPGVAQAEEPGVVGEPSSLGERIIEAAEGGAVGPEEVAEAVSLPVEGGGSLTFDDAQRITATVVFAGAPDAALLAQLESLAVVESVLSPFPAATIRVAPDRISAIEAISGVVSVTPALSPFAGTGGAPAIGELRPAAQTPAGATCGPIPIDADAPLRSEAARAAFGVDGTGVTIGILSDSFDELTVPTSWADDVASGALPGAGNPCGRTIPVEILPGSFAASGGADEGRAMAQLVHGIAPGAKLIFAGAGNSELEMAQNILGLANAGATVIVDDITWSSEAYYQQGFLSAAIEKAKGEQGVTYFTSAGNSNGVGSTGASAGKPVASWQTTGYRPAVCPAWVVVPAGADCLDFDPDAAVETPFDTLRIKGNPAGDDIEMRPIASISEPVFGVTTSYELRFYEADPALAEPALISTLSSFGDPFPGLSGSIEVPRGSEVRMVMVRTAHDAAEVRTPAVFLGFMRGGDAIAERTFMGNGVTDWVGETVFGHSGDGSAIGTASLDWANPTQLRNYSSLGPSTLIYDTASLEFPTPAARKAAPVIVDSPQIAAVDGVQTSFFGEEDPAEPGVYRFYGTSAAAPNAAAVAALGLSFAPELTGAQLRDQVLATARGTSDGGPVNPFGVTSAYGVLNPADPAVFPDEHVFGAGIVDAMGLIESLPARPTAPLGLAVTDTTVSSFNASWTASGQRHLIELFAGDPNSGTLVASERVVATESARSFTGLPANTAYTVRLTPVGALGTVGTPATIGARTAAPAPDPGPGGEGGAGQPAKGGSGAGLSATGSQDMTLWFVAGGAVLVLGIGLIVGGRLVAAKRRRATAGSGNAEVVAAEPPAEIS; via the coding sequence ATGATCGCTGCCATCGCGGCAATTCCGTTGCTCGTCGTACTCGCGCTGCCGGGAGTCGCGCAGGCCGAGGAGCCGGGTGTGGTGGGGGAACCCTCATCGCTGGGCGAGCGAATTATCGAGGCCGCAGAGGGCGGGGCTGTCGGGCCGGAGGAGGTCGCCGAGGCGGTCTCGCTGCCCGTCGAGGGCGGTGGCAGCCTGACCTTCGACGACGCGCAGCGCATCACCGCGACCGTGGTGTTCGCGGGCGCCCCCGATGCCGCTTTGCTCGCGCAGCTCGAGAGCCTCGCGGTCGTAGAGAGTGTGCTCAGCCCGTTCCCCGCGGCCACCATTCGCGTGGCGCCCGATCGAATCTCTGCCATTGAGGCGATATCGGGCGTCGTCAGTGTCACTCCTGCTCTGAGCCCGTTCGCCGGGACCGGAGGCGCGCCAGCAATCGGCGAGCTGCGTCCTGCGGCGCAGACGCCCGCCGGTGCGACCTGCGGACCCATCCCGATAGACGCGGACGCTCCGCTCCGCTCCGAAGCGGCGCGCGCCGCGTTTGGTGTCGACGGTACCGGCGTCACTATTGGCATCCTCTCGGACTCGTTTGACGAGCTCACTGTTCCCACCTCCTGGGCCGATGACGTCGCCTCGGGCGCCTTGCCAGGGGCTGGCAACCCGTGTGGGCGAACCATTCCGGTCGAGATCCTGCCCGGGTCATTTGCCGCGAGCGGCGGCGCTGACGAGGGCCGTGCCATGGCTCAGCTTGTGCACGGCATCGCGCCGGGCGCGAAGCTGATCTTCGCGGGCGCGGGCAACAGCGAGCTTGAGATGGCGCAGAACATCCTGGGGCTGGCGAACGCCGGTGCGACCGTCATCGTAGACGACATCACCTGGTCTTCCGAGGCCTACTACCAGCAGGGCTTTCTCTCGGCTGCGATCGAGAAGGCCAAGGGCGAGCAGGGGGTGACGTACTTCACCTCGGCAGGAAATTCGAACGGGGTGGGCTCTACGGGGGCGAGCGCCGGCAAGCCGGTTGCGTCGTGGCAGACCACGGGGTACCGTCCCGCCGTTTGCCCTGCATGGGTGGTAGTTCCCGCGGGCGCAGACTGCCTCGATTTTGACCCAGACGCGGCGGTGGAGACGCCGTTCGATACCCTCAGGATCAAGGGCAACCCGGCTGGCGACGACATCGAAATGCGGCCGATCGCCTCGATTAGCGAGCCCGTATTTGGCGTGACCACCTCGTACGAGCTGCGCTTCTACGAGGCTGACCCGGCGCTCGCCGAGCCCGCGCTTATCTCCACGCTTTCGTCGTTCGGCGACCCCTTCCCCGGACTGTCCGGGTCAATCGAGGTTCCGAGGGGCAGCGAGGTACGCATGGTGATGGTGCGCACTGCGCACGATGCGGCCGAAGTTCGCACTCCCGCGGTGTTTCTCGGCTTTATGCGCGGCGGCGACGCGATCGCCGAACGCACGTTCATGGGCAACGGCGTGACCGACTGGGTGGGCGAGACGGTGTTCGGTCATTCCGGCGATGGCTCAGCAATCGGCACCGCCTCGCTCGACTGGGCGAACCCAACGCAGCTGCGCAACTACAGCTCCCTGGGCCCGAGCACGCTGATCTACGACACGGCGTCGCTCGAGTTCCCGACGCCCGCGGCGCGAAAGGCGGCGCCGGTCATCGTTGACTCGCCTCAGATTGCCGCTGTCGACGGCGTGCAGACGAGCTTCTTCGGAGAGGAAGATCCGGCTGAACCCGGCGTGTATCGCTTCTACGGCACGTCAGCTGCGGCCCCCAACGCGGCTGCGGTTGCAGCGCTCGGACTCTCGTTTGCGCCAGAGCTCACTGGCGCTCAGTTGCGCGACCAGGTACTGGCGACGGCCCGCGGCACGAGCGACGGAGGGCCCGTCAATCCGTTTGGCGTCACGAGCGCGTACGGGGTACTGAACCCGGCGGACCCTGCAGTGTTCCCCGACGAGCACGTCTTTGGCGCGGGAATCGTCGATGCCATGGGGCTGATCGAGTCACTTCCGGCACGACCGACCGCACCGCTCGGTCTGGCGGTCACGGATACGACGGTCTCGTCATTCAACGCGAGCTGGACAGCGAGCGGCCAACGCCACCTCATCGAGCTGTTCGCGGGCGACCCGAACTCCGGAACACTCGTGGCGAGCGAGCGCGTGGTGGCAACCGAGAGTGCCCGTTCGTTTACGGGGCTCCCAGCGAACACGGCGTACACCGTGCGACTGACTCCCGTCGGTGCGCTCGGCACCGTGGGCACCCCGGCGACGATCGGTGCTCGCACCGCGGCCCCCGCGCCGGATCCGGGCCCCGGCGGCGAGGGAGGCGCCGGCCAACCTGCCAAGGGCGGCTCGGGCGCCGGCCTGAGTGCCACCGGTAGTCAGGACATGACCCTGTGGTTCGTCGCGGGCGGTGCGGTGCTGGTGCTCGGCATCGGCCTGATCGTCGGCGGGCGGCTCGTCGCCGCCAAGCGGCGCCGCGCCACGGCAGGCTCAGGCAATGCGGAGGTGGTCGCGGCAGAACCACCCGCCGAGATCAGCTAG
- a CDS encoding DUF559 domain-containing protein, with translation MSLELDVRHARGVTRSADLLSLGWSARKISRAVCAGRLIQPKRGWVALPDADPLLLVAVRRGAVVTCITQAKRLGLWVLAESEPHFAAPRRGSRPVGEGCVMHWGKPLSTRVPGVLEDPIENVLGHVADCQPYEAALVVWDSALNRGLIDKPTIRRFPLRPRARRLLEDCSPLADSGLETLVRTRLRFLRLRIIAQAWVLGHRVDFLIGERLILQVDGAHHVGVQRSADILHDARLRLQGYTVFRVSYGQIIDDWPAVQELIVRAVAQGLHLTEG, from the coding sequence ATGTCTCTCGAACTCGATGTGCGCCACGCGCGCGGCGTGACCCGATCCGCCGACTTGCTCAGCCTGGGATGGAGCGCCCGCAAGATCTCCCGAGCGGTCTGCGCCGGCCGGCTCATCCAACCCAAGCGCGGCTGGGTTGCCCTGCCGGACGCCGACCCGCTGCTCTTGGTCGCGGTGCGGCGGGGAGCCGTAGTAACCTGCATCACCCAGGCGAAACGCCTGGGTCTCTGGGTGCTGGCGGAATCCGAGCCCCACTTTGCCGCGCCGCGCCGCGGCTCAAGGCCCGTGGGCGAAGGATGCGTCATGCACTGGGGTAAGCCCCTCAGCACCCGGGTCCCGGGCGTGCTCGAGGACCCCATAGAAAACGTCCTCGGCCACGTTGCCGACTGCCAGCCTTACGAGGCCGCGCTCGTCGTGTGGGACTCAGCCCTCAACCGTGGACTCATCGACAAGCCGACCATTCGGAGGTTTCCGCTTCGTCCCCGCGCACGCAGGCTCCTCGAGGATTGCAGTCCATTGGCGGACTCGGGCCTCGAAACGCTGGTGCGCACTCGCCTGCGATTCCTTCGCCTACGGATCATTGCCCAGGCCTGGGTACTCGGGCACCGCGTCGACTTCCTTATCGGCGAGCGGCTGATCCTGCAGGTCGACGGCGCCCACCACGTCGGGGTGCAGCGCAGCGCGGATATTTTGCACGACGCCCGGCTACGGCTGCAGGGCTACACCGTCTTTCGGGTGAGCTATGGCCAGATCATTGACGACTGGCCCGCGGTTCAGGAGCTGATCGTGCGCGCCGTTGCCCAGGGGCTACACCTCACCGAGGGATAG
- a CDS encoding ABC transporter ATP-binding protein, with product MALLKLLLRHAKPFWPLVVAVVSFQLIATLAALYLPSLNAQIIDKGIAQGDSAFIWSTGMIMLVVCLVNVLAAIGGVYFGARTSMAMGRNLRREVYQKVNSLTVLETTQIGAGPLITRGTNDVQQVQMLALMTLNFMVSTPIMCIGGIIMALREDLGLSWLVWTSVIVLFVVVGFLVFRLLPLFQTMQARVDDINGVLREQIMGIRVVRAFVREPFELERYGKANRAITEVSVKVGNLFVLMFPVIMMVLHLATAAVLWFGGQRVDIGEMQIGSLTAFLQYLLQILVAVMMGVFMVMMIPRAAVCAERLRELFETESTQQFPAVETAPNPTAGRVEFSSVTFGFPGADSPVIKEASFVAEPGKTTAIIGSTGSGKTTLLNLLLRLFDPQSGTISVDGTPIEQFTRGQLAGALSLVPQRPYLFSGTIGSNLRFGRENATDAELWEALRVAQSADFVREKELQLDEPVAQGGTSVSGGQRQRLSIARTLVARPRVYLFDDSFSALDVATDSRLRAALPEATDGATVIIVAQRVSTITEADQILVMEDGEIVDRGTHEELLETSSVYQEIVRSQLDTTEVA from the coding sequence TTGGCTCTCCTCAAGCTTCTTCTGCGACACGCGAAACCGTTCTGGCCGCTTGTCGTCGCAGTCGTCAGCTTCCAGCTCATCGCGACGCTTGCGGCGCTCTACCTGCCGAGCCTGAACGCCCAGATCATCGACAAGGGCATCGCGCAGGGAGATAGCGCCTTCATCTGGTCGACCGGCATGATCATGCTCGTCGTCTGTCTGGTGAACGTCTTGGCCGCGATCGGCGGCGTGTACTTCGGGGCCCGCACGTCGATGGCGATGGGCCGCAACCTTCGCCGCGAGGTGTACCAGAAGGTCAACTCGCTGACGGTCCTCGAGACGACTCAGATCGGTGCCGGCCCGCTCATCACGCGCGGTACGAACGACGTGCAGCAGGTACAGATGCTTGCGCTGATGACTTTGAACTTCATGGTGTCCACCCCGATCATGTGTATCGGCGGCATCATCATGGCACTGCGCGAGGACCTGGGTTTGTCCTGGCTCGTCTGGACATCGGTCATCGTCCTCTTCGTGGTCGTCGGCTTCCTGGTCTTCCGCCTGCTGCCGCTCTTCCAGACCATGCAGGCACGGGTCGACGACATCAACGGGGTGCTGCGCGAGCAGATTATGGGCATCCGGGTGGTGCGTGCCTTCGTGCGTGAGCCCTTCGAGCTTGAGCGCTATGGCAAGGCCAACCGGGCGATCACCGAAGTTTCCGTCAAGGTCGGCAACCTCTTCGTGCTCATGTTCCCTGTCATCATGATGGTGCTGCACCTCGCGACCGCGGCGGTGCTGTGGTTTGGCGGTCAACGGGTCGATATCGGCGAGATGCAGATCGGCTCGCTCACCGCGTTTCTCCAGTACCTGCTGCAGATCCTCGTCGCTGTGATGATGGGTGTCTTCATGGTCATGATGATTCCGCGCGCCGCGGTGTGCGCCGAGCGTCTGCGCGAGCTTTTCGAGACCGAGTCGACCCAGCAGTTCCCGGCCGTCGAGACCGCGCCCAACCCCACTGCCGGGCGGGTCGAGTTCTCGTCGGTCACCTTCGGATTCCCTGGCGCCGACAGCCCGGTCATCAAGGAGGCTTCGTTTGTCGCCGAGCCGGGCAAGACGACGGCAATTATCGGCTCGACCGGATCCGGCAAGACCACGTTGCTGAACCTGCTGCTTCGCCTCTTTGACCCGCAGAGCGGGACGATTTCGGTCGACGGCACCCCGATCGAGCAGTTCACGCGCGGGCAACTGGCCGGCGCGCTGAGCCTCGTTCCCCAGCGGCCGTACCTGTTCTCGGGCACGATCGGCTCGAACCTGCGCTTCGGACGGGAGAACGCGACCGACGCCGAGTTGTGGGAGGCGCTGCGCGTCGCCCAGAGTGCCGACTTTGTGCGCGAGAAGGAGCTGCAGCTGGACGAGCCCGTCGCGCAGGGTGGCACTAGCGTCTCCGGCGGTCAGCGTCAGCGACTCTCGATCGCGCGGACCCTGGTCGCGCGCCCCCGCGTCTATCTCTTCGACGACTCATTCTCGGCGCTCGACGTCGCGACCGACTCACGCCTGCGGGCCGCCCTGCCCGAAGCGACCGACGGGGCGACCGTCATCATCGTGGCGCAACGTGTCTCGACGATCACCGAGGCCGACCAGATTCTGGTGATGGAGGACGGCGAGATCGTCGACCGCGGCACCCACGAGGAACTGCTGGAAACGAGCTCCGTGTACCAAGAAATTGTCCGATCTCAGCTCGATACGACGGAGGTGGCGTAA
- a CDS encoding ABC transporter ATP-binding protein, whose amino-acid sequence MAKRSADSTAPAEAAETVDETEQYMPTEADGDMFGGTPARKPKHFWPSAKRLMGLLKPEKFWFSIVVLLVVGSVVLTVIAPKILGQAMDVIFNGVLGSQLPAGVPLTDVIAGLRASGDNDFANMLEGTTIVPGEGIDFGLLGRLIIIVLALYLVASLLMWLQGYVLNALVMRVVYNLRQDIEQKINRLPLSYFDSRQRGDVLSRVTNDVDNIQSALQQAFSQLVQSVLTVLGIAAMMFIVSWQLALIALVALPLSAIVAGVVGVRSQKLFAAQWKHTGEVNGHIEESFTGHELVRIFNRDDVMTEEFDRRNDQMFRASFGAQFLSGTIMPAMQFVSYLTYVAVAVVGGLRVAAGQMTLGDVTAFIQYSREFSQPIGEMAGIANMLQSGVASAERSFELLDADEQDPETATDTLPERTDGHVEFEHVSFSYDPETPLITDLSFEARPGHTVAIVGPTGAGKTTLVNLVMRFYELNSGRILLDGRDITTLSRAELRGHIGMVLQDAFLFTGTIRENIRYGRLDATDQEVVDAAKATMVDRFVRQLPDGYDTVLDENGSSLSTGERQLLTIARAFIAAPSLLILDEATSSVDTRTEVLVQQAMSALRSDRTSFVIAHRLSTIRDADTILMMERGRIVEQGTHEQLLAAKGAYYTLYMTQFAGVDEEELTATAEIEGRQDPAGADTQAPSAVPGDES is encoded by the coding sequence ATGGCGAAGCGTTCAGCAGATTCCACCGCCCCCGCGGAGGCGGCCGAGACGGTCGACGAGACCGAGCAGTACATGCCCACCGAGGCCGACGGCGACATGTTCGGCGGCACCCCGGCGCGCAAGCCCAAGCACTTTTGGCCGTCGGCGAAACGCCTGATGGGGCTCCTCAAGCCCGAGAAGTTCTGGTTCAGCATCGTCGTGCTGCTGGTCGTCGGCTCGGTCGTCCTCACCGTGATCGCCCCCAAGATTTTGGGCCAGGCGATGGACGTCATCTTCAACGGCGTGCTCGGCTCACAGCTTCCCGCCGGCGTGCCGCTCACAGACGTCATCGCGGGCCTTCGGGCCTCCGGCGACAACGACTTTGCGAACATGCTGGAGGGCACCACGATCGTGCCGGGCGAAGGGATCGATTTCGGTCTGCTCGGCCGTCTCATCATCATCGTCCTCGCGCTCTACCTGGTCGCGTCGCTCCTGATGTGGCTACAGGGCTACGTCCTCAACGCGCTCGTGATGCGCGTCGTCTACAACCTGCGCCAGGACATCGAGCAGAAGATCAACCGCCTGCCGCTGAGCTACTTCGATTCGCGCCAGCGCGGAGACGTGCTGTCGCGCGTGACGAACGACGTCGACAACATTCAGTCGGCGCTGCAGCAGGCGTTCTCGCAGCTCGTGCAGTCGGTGCTCACGGTGCTCGGTATTGCCGCCATGATGTTCATCGTGTCGTGGCAGCTCGCGCTGATCGCGCTCGTCGCCCTGCCGCTCTCGGCGATCGTTGCCGGCGTCGTCGGTGTGCGTTCGCAGAAGCTCTTCGCTGCGCAGTGGAAGCACACCGGTGAGGTGAACGGCCACATCGAGGAGTCCTTCACAGGCCACGAACTCGTGCGGATCTTCAACCGAGACGACGTCATGACGGAGGAGTTCGACCGTCGCAACGATCAGATGTTCCGCGCCTCGTTTGGAGCGCAGTTCCTGTCAGGAACCATCATGCCCGCGATGCAGTTCGTTTCGTACCTCACGTACGTCGCGGTCGCCGTCGTGGGCGGGCTGCGGGTCGCTGCTGGGCAGATGACGCTCGGCGACGTGACCGCGTTCATCCAATACTCGCGCGAATTCTCGCAGCCGATCGGTGAGATGGCCGGCATCGCGAACATGCTGCAGTCGGGTGTCGCGTCTGCCGAGCGCAGCTTCGAGCTGCTCGACGCCGACGAACAGGATCCGGAGACCGCGACCGACACGTTGCCCGAGCGCACCGATGGGCACGTCGAGTTCGAGCACGTCAGCTTCAGCTACGACCCCGAGACCCCGCTCATCACGGACCTCTCATTTGAGGCTCGCCCGGGTCACACCGTGGCAATTGTGGGACCGACCGGGGCGGGCAAGACGACACTCGTCAATCTCGTCATGCGCTTTTACGAGCTGAACAGCGGCAGGATCCTGCTCGACGGTCGTGACATCACGACCCTCTCGCGGGCCGAGCTGCGTGGACATATCGGCATGGTGCTGCAAGACGCGTTCCTGTTCACGGGCACGATCCGCGAGAACATCCGGTACGGCCGGCTCGACGCGACCGACCAAGAGGTCGTAGACGCCGCGAAGGCCACCATGGTGGATCGCTTCGTGCGTCAGCTGCCCGACGGCTACGACACCGTCCTCGACGAGAACGGCTCGAGCCTGTCGACGGGCGAGCGGCAACTGCTCACGATCGCGCGGGCGTTCATCGCCGCGCCGTCGCTGCTGATCCTCGACGAGGCGACGTCCTCGGTCGACACGCGCACCGAGGTGCTCGTGCAGCAGGCAATGTCGGCGCTGCGCAGCGACCGCACGTCGTTCGTGATCGCGCACCGGCTCTCCACCATTCGCGACGCCGACACCATCCTGATGATGGAGCGCGGACGGATTGTCGAGCAGGGCACGCACGAGCAGCTACTCGCGGCCAAGGGCGCGTACTACACGCTCTACATGACGCAGTTCGCTGGCGTCGACGAGGAAGAGCTGACCGCTACTGCGGAGATCGAGGGGCGGCAGGATCCTGCCGGAGCAGACACCCAGGCGCCGTCCGCGGTTCCGGGTGACGAGTCCTGA
- a CDS encoding cell wall metabolism sensor histidine kinase WalK: MTAERASRARRVLSLRARLLIASSMLAALAILTVGGIAVGELQRSLSAQVDNQLEHAFGRAADVVAGAGPTSLWSTQGPLDATTVLQGPAQAPGTLAVVLREGTLTGGTIGQEGEVLPLPRDILDGLVGLPLDGTMHTLELGPESGNYRLIAGQADRTTVVVGLPLAPVEATSARIALTVGLSTAVAVLAMLVVGSLMIRRSLRPLETLARTADEAATRQLATGGDIGLDRIDLAGADPRSEVGRVLTAYNRMVGNVEGALRDREESEQQVRRFVADASHELRTPLASIRGYSEFVRRMGSNDLPEDIVRSIGRIEAESLRMQALVEDLLLLTRIDQGQELRLQSVDLTGVLRNAIADAAMADPDRTWVLEGAELTDPAPIFVHADPHRLHQVFANLLGNARAHTPSGTRVAVRVRIDYEAERVAVEIADNGPGIPADVLPRVFERFVRGDAQRVRTDDGGTGLGLPIVAALVHAFGGEVRAAGGSGGAIITVELRLVCLDGQNPLG; this comes from the coding sequence ATGACGGCGGAACGTGCGTCGCGGGCACGCCGCGTCCTCTCGCTGCGGGCGCGCCTGCTGATTGCGAGCTCAATGCTCGCGGCTCTCGCGATCCTGACTGTCGGCGGAATCGCCGTGGGGGAACTGCAGCGCAGCCTCTCCGCGCAGGTGGACAACCAGCTTGAGCACGCCTTCGGTCGCGCGGCAGATGTCGTCGCCGGTGCCGGCCCGACGTCGCTCTGGTCGACGCAGGGTCCGCTTGACGCGACGACGGTGCTGCAGGGCCCGGCCCAGGCGCCCGGAACCCTCGCCGTCGTACTGCGCGAGGGGACGCTCACCGGCGGCACGATCGGCCAGGAGGGCGAGGTGCTGCCGCTGCCGCGCGACATCCTCGATGGGCTCGTCGGGCTGCCCCTCGACGGCACGATGCACACGCTCGAGCTCGGCCCCGAATCCGGCAATTACCGTCTGATCGCCGGACAGGCCGATCGCACGACTGTCGTCGTCGGGCTCCCGCTTGCCCCGGTCGAAGCGACGAGCGCGCGCATTGCACTGACAGTCGGGCTGAGCACGGCCGTGGCGGTCCTCGCGATGCTGGTGGTCGGCTCACTGATGATCCGGCGGAGCCTGCGCCCGCTGGAGACCCTTGCACGCACGGCGGATGAGGCGGCGACGCGGCAGCTTGCCACGGGCGGTGACATCGGTCTCGATCGCATCGACCTGGCCGGGGCAGACCCGCGCAGCGAGGTCGGGCGGGTGCTGACCGCATACAACCGCATGGTCGGAAACGTCGAGGGAGCCCTGCGCGATCGCGAGGAGAGCGAACAGCAGGTGCGCCGGTTCGTCGCTGATGCGAGCCACGAGCTGCGCACCCCGCTCGCCTCAATACGTGGCTACTCGGAGTTCGTCCGGCGGATGGGCTCGAATGACCTTCCCGAGGACATCGTGCGCTCGATTGGCAGGATCGAGGCCGAGTCGCTGCGCATGCAGGCGCTGGTCGAAGACCTCCTGCTACTGACCCGGATCGATCAGGGTCAGGAGCTCCGGCTGCAATCAGTGGACCTCACGGGGGTGCTGCGAAATGCAATCGCGGACGCCGCGATGGCTGATCCGGATCGGACCTGGGTGCTGGAGGGTGCCGAGTTGACCGATCCCGCACCGATCTTCGTGCATGCCGATCCGCACCGCCTGCACCAGGTGTTCGCGAACCTGTTGGGGAATGCGCGAGCGCACACGCCCTCGGGTACGCGGGTGGCGGTACGGGTGCGGATCGACTACGAGGCTGAGCGCGTCGCGGTCGAGATTGCGGACAACGGCCCCGGTATTCCGGCGGACGTCTTGCCACGCGTGTTCGAGCGCTTCGTGCGCGGCGACGCGCAGCGAGTGCGCACGGACGACGGGGGCACCGGCTTGGGGCTGCCTATTGTGGCCGCGCTGGTGCACGCCTTCGGCGGGGAGGTGCGCGCCGCAGGCGGCTCGGGCGGCGCGATCATCACGGTCGAATTGCGGCTGGTTTGCCTGGACGGGCAGAATCCGCTAGGCTGA
- the rplJ gene encoding 50S ribosomal protein L10 has product MATKEATVADLQTKFEESTAVLLTEYRGLTVAQLRELRNNIRENATYAVAKNTLTKIAANRAGITAFDDELAGPSALAFVHGDPVTVAKGLRDFAKANPLLVVKAGYFDGKPLTAAEVGKLADLESREVLLAKAAGAMKASLVGAAYLFNAPLAQAARGFGALQDKQEAAA; this is encoded by the coding sequence ATGGCGACAAAGGAAGCTACGGTAGCCGACCTTCAGACGAAGTTTGAAGAGTCGACCGCCGTTCTGCTCACCGAGTACCGCGGCCTCACGGTTGCTCAGCTGCGGGAACTCCGCAACAACATCCGTGAGAACGCTACGTACGCCGTGGCGAAGAACACGCTGACCAAGATTGCGGCAAACCGTGCCGGGATCACTGCATTTGATGACGAGCTCGCGGGTCCTTCCGCTCTCGCCTTCGTGCACGGTGACCCGGTTACTGTCGCAAAGGGTCTTCGTGACTTCGCCAAGGCAAACCCTCTTTTGGTGGTGAAGGCAGGCTACTTCGATGGCAAGCCTCTGACCGCCGCTGAGGTAGGTAAGCTCGCCGATCTCGAGAGCCGAGAGGTACTGCTGGCCAAGGCCGCCGGTGCCATGAAGGCCTCGCTGGTTGGAGCCGCTTATCTGTTCAACGCCCCGCTCGCACAGGCCGCTCGCGGCTTCGGTGCGCTGCAGGACAAGCAGGAGGCCGCAGCTTAA